The Anaerolineales bacterium region CAAAGGGCATAATTCATTTTCCCCTCCTAAAACGAAACGCGCTCAGCACGGAGCGCGTTTTTTTTATTTTCTTTGGCTTGGCGCTCTTTGCGCACTTCGCGGTAAAAAAAGAAAACACGCCCTCATCGCGGAGCGCGTGTTTTTCATGTGGCGGGGAGGGCGGGATTCGAACCCGCGACTGGTTTTACCCAGCACTCACTTAGCAGGCGAGCCCATTCAGCCACTCTGGCACCTCCCCAATTCAATGTACGATTTCAGATTGACGATTTTCGGTTGCTTAATCGTAAATCTGAAATCGCCAATCGTAAATCGTCTGGCGGAGGGAGTGGGATTCGAACCCACGTTGGTGTGACCCAAACATGTTTTCAAGACATGCGCCTTCAGCCGCTCGGCCATCCCTCCACAAAACCCGATTCGTTTTGCGAGTGGACGAGATTTTACCATAAGAGAGAGACGCGGTGATTATTCCAAGCTAAGGGGAGTGGCTAATTGAGTGTGTTAAGCCACACCGTTCGTCCGCAGGATCGCTTCGCTGATGCCGCGAGCACGACGGTGCGAGACGGCAGAGCCTACAGAGAGTTTGAGTTTTTCTCTCGAAGAACTCTGTGATTCTCTGTGGCAGAAAAGGTTTTTACGGCCCCTTTTCGCCACTCCCAAGCCAAGCGGCGCCTTTCCGGAGAACAAGCGAGTTGCATTCTCGTGATATAATTTCGCCCATTAGTAAGGCAATTTCAACCTGGAGGATGTGTCATGGAAATTACGCATCAGGAATTCAAACATTGTGAATTGATCAAGGTCAAGGGACGGGTAGATAGCGCGACCGCGCCTCAGCTTGCCCAGACGTTGGAGACCGCCAACGAGAACGGCAAACATAAACTGGTGTTGGATATGAGCGAGTTAGAGTACATGTCCAGCGCGGGCTTTCGGGCGTTGTTAGCCGCCCAGCGAAATTCGAAGAAATACAATCGCGGCGAAGTTGTGCTTGCTTCGGTGCCTGAACGTATCCGTGAAGCGCTCGAACTGGCGGGGTTCACGGAACTGTTCAAGACGTTCGACGATCCGCTTCATGCGGTGGGGTATTTCTAGGGCGAGCGTGCAGGGGCTGGATCTGGTGAGCAGTGTAAATGGAAAAGCCGCTTTCGGCGACGCTGGCTGAGGCGGCTTTTAATTTTCTCTCGTCATGAAAACGATTCATTTTCCGGCAAAGTTTGAATTTCTCGATGAGATCCGCGAATTCGTGGGAACGATCGCGCGGGAAAACGGCTTCGGCGATAAAGATGTGTACAACATTCAACTCGCCACGGACGAAGCCGCCTCGAATATCATCGAACATGCGTATGAAGATATCACAGACGGCGTTCTCGACCTGTCTTGTGGTATGCAGGGGGAAGGTCTGACGGTTATTTTGGTGGATCACGGCGCGCCATTCGATCCTTCTGAAGTTCCCATGCCTGACCTGCAGGCTGATCTAGCGGATCGAAAGATCGGGGGATTGGGCATCTTCCTGATGCGGAAATTGATGGACGAAGTGCATTACCACTCCAACTCGGATAAGAGTAATGTGCTGACGATGCTCAAGCGGAAGGGCTAGGACGCATGAAAGCGGCGTCATCGTCCGAGTGGCGCGAACTTGCCAAACTGGGCGAACAACTCATCGGCACTACATCGTTGTCGGAACAGCGCGACCAGATCGTCGCTGTAGCTTCGCGCCTGCTCAAAGGGGATGCGGACCTGTGGCTCGATGAAGACTTGTTCCGCCTCCCTGACGCGCGCGATGAAATTGTCTTCTCGCCAAGCCCTGAATCGCAGGCGTTGACCCGCGCCTTGAAATCGAAAGGTCTTCTGACCAGTTACCAAAAGGGGAGAAAAAAGAACCGCGCCGCGCGGCAGGTATGGGCGTCCGTTCCGCTAAAGAATCAGGAAGCCCCTCTGGGAGCGATTCAGGTAGTGCGCCCACGCGGACCTGAATTCAAAAAGGATGAACTCGATCTCCTCGTAGGTTTGGCTGGTGTCATCGGCGTCAGTCTGGTGGCTTCGCATCGAGTCGCAGTGGAGGGGTTCCGGCTCGATCAATTGAACCTTGTGCGTGAGGTTAGCGCGCAGATCGCCAACGTGCTGGATTTGAACGAGCTGGCGGAACGCGTCACGCAACTCATTCAACAGACGTTCCATTATTACTACGTCGCTATCTTCACGTTGCGAGAGCGCTCCCCGGGGCTTCGATTCCGCGCGAGCGCGATGTCTCATCGTGATGGGAAACGCCGCGCCAAGGTCGCGTTGGAGGTGAAGATCGGTCAAGGGTTGATCGGGGAGGCGGCTGAATCCGGCGAGCAGATCGTTGTCCGCGATGTGCGGAAGGATGCGCGCTACCGGTTCATCAACGCGCTTCCGGGGACCCGCTCGGAGGTTGCGATCCCATTAAAAATTGAAGGGCGAGTGTTGGGTGTGCTTGATGTGCAGAGCGATCAGGCGGATGCGTTCCATCCCAACGACTTGCTTGTTCTGAACGCGCTGGCGGATACCATTGCGCGTGCCGTGGAGGGCGCTCGTCTATATCACGATTTGCGGCGGCATTCGGATCATCTTGCTTTGATCGCGGATGTCAGCCGGAGCGTGAACGCCTCGCTTGAATTGAACACGTTGATGCAGAACGTTTCGGATTTGATCCATAATCGTTTCAAATTTCCGCATGTCAATTTGTTTACGGTGCATCATCTTCGGGGCATGATCGAGTATCAAGCCGGAAGCGGCGAGCGAAGCGCTCAATCGGCCGGATTCACCGTCCCGTTGGATGACGCGGCGGGTATCCTCCCGTGGGTAGCGCGCGAAGGAACAACCGTCGTCGCGAACGATGTGCGAAAGGATAAGCGTTACGTTCCATCGCCGTTGCCGCCGGAGAATACAAAATCTGAAATCTGTGTGCCGTTGTTATACGATGGCGAAGTGGTCGGCTTGCTGGATATTCAATCGGATCGCTACAACGCCTTCACCACAGAGGACCAATTCATGTTCGAAGCGGTGGCAGATAATATCGCCATCGCGATCCATAACGCGGCGCTTTATCGCTCGGAGCAGTGGCGGCGGCAGATCGCGGACAGCCTGCGCGAGGTCGCAGGTTTGATCTCAGCCGACGAGGACGTGGACGATGTTCTCGAAGTGATCCTGCTTGAATTGGAAAAGAACCTGCCGGTGGAGATTTCATCCATTTGGCTTCTCGAAGACGATGAGTTATATCTAGCGGCAAGCCATAATATGGACGAAGCGCTTTTGGAGAGCACCTTGTACGGTACGCCCGAAGCGTATGCCGCTTTGATGCGCGTCATCGAATCGGAAGGGGCGGAAGTGCGCAAGCCGACAGATATCATGGGCGCTACCGGTCTCGCGGCTGGGTTCGATCAGAATTATTCCGCGCTGGCAGCGCCGTTGCGTGTGGGCAATCAACCGTTCGGAGTGATCACGCTCGCACATCATTCGCCCGGCAGATATGGCAGGGAAGCGCTGGCTGTGGCAACCACCTTTGCGAATTATGCCGCCGTTGCCATCGAAAACACGCGCTTATTCGATATTGCACAGGAACAAGCGTACGCGTCCGCGGCGTTGTTGCAGGTGGCGCAAGCCATTGTCAGTTTGAGCGACCTTGATGAGATCCTCGATACGATCATCCGCATCATGCCGATCTTGGTGGGGGTTCGACGCGCCGCGTTGTATCAGTTCGATTCTGCGGAGGAAAAATTTCTATCGTCTCAGCAATATGGTTTGAGCGAAGAGGATGAAGCCAACTTCTGGAATCGTTCGTTCACAGAGGGCGAATTCCCCATGCTTGATTCGTGCCGCGGCGCGACGGGCTTGCTCGCCAGTCCGTTGAATGAGGCGCGCGGACTCGAAGCGTGGTTATCAGCCCGCCCGTCGGAAGAGGCGAATCTTGCCAATCCGAACGCGCTGTTGTTCGCGGTCCCCATCGCGGTCAAAGACGCGTTGTATGGCGTGATGCTGATCGAAGAAGCCGAAGGCGGATTGCGCTTCCGCACGCGGCGCTTGGAGATCATCAACGGGATCGCGCAACAAGCCGCGCTGGCGATTCAGAACGACTTGTTGCAACGCGAGATGGTGGTGCGCGAACGCCTCGAAACGGAAGTGCAGTTGGCTCGCCAAATTCAGCAGACCTTCCTCCCCGACTCGCTGCCGCAGGTGGAGGGCTGGGAGTTTGCCGCCCGCTGGAAAACGGCGCGGCAGGTGGGCGGCGATTTTTACGATGTGTTCGATCTGCCGAATCGCCGCATCGGCTTTTTCATCGCCGACGTCGCGGACAAGGGCGTGCCAGCCGCGCTGTTCATGGCGCTCACGCGGACGTTGGTGCGCGCCGCCGTGCTTGAGATCGAATCGCCAGCCGAAGCGTTGCGCCGCGTGAATGATCTACTTATCCCCGACACGAAACAAGGTATGTTCATCACGGCAGTCTATGCTGTGCTCGACCTTGATAAGGGTGAGTTGACGTATGTCAACGCGGGGCATAACCCGCCGATCTGGGTACGGCATGACGGCGCGGTCGAAAAACTCACGCGTACGGGAATTGCGCTCGGCGCGTCGGAGGAGGCGCGCTATGAGCAACGCGCCATCCAACTTACCGACGGCGATAACCTCTTGTTCTACACCGATGGTTTGACGGAATCGTTCAATAACGAGGGCGAGTTCTACGGCGAGTTACGGTTGACCGAATCGATTGTGATCAATCAATGCTCGTCCGCGTCGCAGTTGATGGACGTGGTGGAAAAATCTCTGCTTGATTTTGTGCAGGACATGCCTCCCGCCGATGACTTGACGATGCTGGCGGTGAGGAAGGTGTAATTCTGTAATCAACCCGGCGAGGAAGATTTCGCCTTATATCAACCAAGATTTTACAAGAAATTTACACGCTCACCATACCCCCGTAACCCATACAATCTACACTCATCATCGTAACCTTGAAAGGAGGTCTACGATGATGAAACTATTGCTGAAGAAAACTCTTCTGCTGGCGATGGTCGCCGCTCTGGGAATGGCGAGTCTGCCAGTGTTTGGCGTTTCCGCCGCAGGGCTGGATGACCCAACGCCTCCACCGCACGGAGAGTTGACGAATGAACGTCTCGAACAGGTTTGGGCGCATGAGCAAAAGATCTACGAGAAGTTGGGCAACACGGAGGCGTTTGTCCATAAAGCCCAACAACTCATTGACCGCGCCGCGCAGAACGGCAAGGACGTCTCTGCCGTGCAAGCCGCGCTCGACGCCTTTGAAGCCGCCGCCATGGGCGACGCGAAGGATATTTATGTGAGCGCGCAGGCGATCGTTGAATCGCATGCAGGTTTCGACGCGAACGGCAAAGTAACCGACCCCGAGCAAGCGAAGGACACGGTCCGCGCGCTGGGCGAGAAATTGAAAGCGATCAAGGACGCGATGGGCGGCACAGGCAAAGCCCTACGCGAGGCGATCCAAGCCTTCCGCGAAGCCAACCCGCGCCCGGAGAAAACCCCAACACCTTGATTCTTAAACACAAAGGGCACGAAGGTCGCTAAGTTGGATCCGTGATGAGCGAAAGCGCCTCCATAGATTTTCACTTTGTGTACTTAGTGTCCTTCGTGTTTTAAAGATTTACACATTCCTGCAATCGGCAGTACAATCGATTCACTGAAAAAAACAAAAGTGAGGCAAAGATGTACACATCCGAAGGCAAGAAAATCGTTTCCACAGAGAAGGCGCCGAAAGCCATTGGTCCATATTCGCAAGCCATTCGCACCGAAAACTTGATCTTTACCGCCGGGCAAATTGGACTTGACCCCGCTACGATGGAAATCGTCCAAGGCGGCATCGAAGCCGAAACAAAGCAAGTGTTGACCAACCTCAAGTACGTCCTTGAATCGGCGGACTCGGGATTGAATTTCGTGGTCAAGACCCTCGTCTTTTTGCAGGATATGAACGACTTTGCAAAGATGAACGCGATCTACTCTGAATTCTTTCCTGAAAACCCGCCTGCGCGCAGTACCGTCCAAGTGGCGGGGTTGCCCAAAGGCGCGCGGGTCGAGATCGAGTGTGTGGCGCTGCTGTCTCCCACGCGCGGCGACTGATCTCCAGCCTCTAATCTCCAATTCTCTTTTCTGAAACGCGCCGCGCACCCAGCGTCAATTGCCATTTACCGATCAATGCTTTGAACGAACTCATTCTCCTCGTTGACGACGAACCGTCCATTATTAAACTTGCGCGCATGTACCTCGAACGCGAGGGCTTTCGCATTGCCACCGCAAAAGACGGCGAAGCCGCGCTCGACTCTGCGGACCACGAACATCCCGCGTTGATCGTGTTGGATGTGATGCTTCCCAAACTGGATGGCTTCGAGGTGTGCCGCCGATTGCGTGCCGCGAATCACCCGTCCGCGATCCTCATGCTCACCGCCCGCGACGACGACATTGACAAGATTCTCGGTCTCGAACTCGGCGCGGACGACTACCTCACCAAGCCGTTCAACCCGCGTGAGTTGGTGGCGCGCGTCAAGGCGATTCTGCGGCGCGGGGATCGCGCGATCAGCGACAAAGACGCCTCCCCGATGCGACTCGGCTCCCTTACGATTGACCCAGCCCGAAGGGAGGTCCGAATCGATTCTTCCAATGTGGATTTGCGTACACAGGAGTTCGACCTGCTCCTCACCTTCGTCGAACACCGCGGACTCGTCCTCAGCCGCGAGCAAATCCTGCAAAAGGCGTGGGGCTTCGATTTTTACGGTCAGACGCGCACGGTGGACGTGCATGTGGCGCATTTGCGGAAGAAACTCGAAGCCAGTAACGTGAAGATCGAAACCGTGACGGGCGTTGGCTACAAACTGGTAGTTCAAGAGCGAGGGTAGGCAAGGGCGTTCATCATGCCTTTGCAAGTTTATTTCACGTTCTCTGCTGTACACTTGACGTATGGCAGAACCTCATCCGCTCTCCAAATTTTGGCAAGCCGCTTATTCCGTGATTCAGGAATATTGGATGATCACCGAACCCGCGATCGAAGATGCCGCCATCCATAACGACATCCCCATCGAGTTGTATTATTACGGCGAGTTGGGGTTGAGCCGATTCTCGCTCGAAAGCTTCCAAAAGCGCGACCCGTTTTCAAACCCCGAACAGTTCGAAAAATTATTTGCCCGGCTCGATGTGAAAGGCTGGATCGAACCCCAGCACGACGAAGGCTATGCAGTGACCGAAATGGCGCGGGCGGGCGCAAAATTCATCATCATGTCGGGCGATGCGACACTGCCTCCCGAAGAGGCGTTTCCCGAGATCGATCTTGAACGGCTCAAGGTTTTGGTCAAGCGAATTGTGGTGGCGAACGATGGCGCGCCCGAGCCACCGGAGAAATGGGCGATCGCTCATCGTTTCCGCGTGGCGAACAGAGCCAGCCCGGTGTTGGTGAAGATCCGCGAATATCTCATGGATCTGTTCGCCTATCGCGACGATTCGCATCTTGCGGCGGCGCGTCCGCATTTCAACGATGCGGGCATTGTCTGGTTGACGCTTGGCGCGGCATGGGAGGCTGGCGCGGTCAGCGCCGAGAAGCTCGCGGAAGCGTTGACGTTTCGCGGTTACGATGCGGACGATTATGAGGTCGCGTTGCAAGCCGCGAAAGAGATCGGCTGGCTCGAGGAAACTGAATCGCCCGGCGCATTCCGCATTTCGCAAAAGGGGAAAGAATTACGCGAACAAGTGGAAGCCCAAACCGACGACTATTTTTACGCGCCGTGGTCGGCATTGACGCAGGATGAGTTGGACGAGTTGTACGATCTGCTCATCAGACTGCGCGAGCGTTTGCGTGAAATCAGGAAGACCGCAAGCGACAGTCGCTTCTAAAGTGACTGTCGTCTTTTATCCCATGTTCACATCCCTCCGTTCCCGTTTGTGGCTGAGCTACGCGATGGTGATCACGCTCGCTCTCGGCATCGTGATCGTCGCGCTGTTGGTTTTCTTGATCCGTAACCCGGGGCTTTATCGCGAAACGACACAGCGATTGCGGAATGTGCAGACTCAGCTCACGGATAGTTCGCGCGGCATACTCGCGGACACTGCGGCGCTTCAGCGGATCGCCGAAGCCAACAACGTGCGGCTAATGCTCTTCGATTCCTCCCGCGCATTGACGTTTGATTCTAACCCTGAACAGCCCTCTCTCCCGTTCCCGCGCAAAACCTTGTTGAATCGAACTTCTCAGTACGCGACCGACGCGGAAGGAGGCGTGTGGTTGCACGCGATCTCGCGCCTGCCCAATGGAAGCGTGCTGGTGGTTGCCGCGCCGCGGCCAACGATTAGAATTTTGAATGTCTTTGCCGATGAACTTTTGACCCCGATCCTTCAAGGCGGCTTGCTCGCGTTATTACTTTCGCTTGTGCTGGCGTTCGCTCTCTCGCGTTGGGTGGCGGACCCGCTTCAGAAGGTCGTACGCGCCGCGCGGAATTATCCCGCCGACGCGAAGCCCGTCGCGCCGCGCGGACCGCGCGAGGTGCAGGATTTGACGAACGCGTTCAATTCGATGGTCGCGCGCGTCGAATCGGCGCAACGCTCACAGCGCGATTTTGTGGCGGACGTTTCACATGAGTTGAAAACGCCGCTCACTTCGATTCAAGGGTTTGCCCAGTCGTTGTTGGACGGCACAGCCGAGTCGCCGGAGGCGCGCAGGCAAGCCGCGCAAGTCATTTATGACGAAGCCGGGCGGATGCACCGCATGGCGTTGGACCTGCTCGATCTCGCCCGGCTCGAAGCCGGAACTGCGGATTTGAACATGTCTCCCGTGGAGGCTGGGGCGCTGTTGCGCGGCGTTGCGGAAAAATTTTCGTTGCAGGTTCAAAAAGCGAATGTCGCTTTGCAGGTGGATGTTCCCGAGGGTTTGCCTGTGCTGATCGGCGATGGGGACCGGCTTTCGCAAGTCTTTACGAATCTTGTGGATAACGCGTTGAAGTTCACGTCTGCCGGTGGACGCGTCACGCTGTCCGCGCGGGAGGATGGGGGGGCGATCCAATTCGAGGTGGCTGATTCAGGCGTCGGCGTCGAGAGCGAAGCGTTGCCGCGTCTGTTTGACCGGTTCTATCAGGCGGACCCATCCCGCGCGCGAAACGATCGTCATGGCGCGGGTTTGGGATTAGCGATCGCGCGCGAGATCGTTCAAGCGCATGGTGGTAAAATTGGCGTCCGAAGCTCGGTGGGGCATGGAACGACGTTCACGATTCGCCTGCCCCTGAAAGTGTAAACTTCGGAAGTCTCTGAGACTTCCGAAGTTTTGTGCCGATCTATGCCAAAAGTTTCCATTGTTGTTCCCTGTTATAACGAGCAATCTACGATTCGACTCTTGCTCGAGGCTCTGCGCGCGCAGACTTTTCCGCGCGCCGAAATGGAAGTGATCGTTTCAGACGGCATATCCATG contains the following coding sequences:
- a CDS encoding RidA family protein, encoding MYTSEGKKIVSTEKAPKAIGPYSQAIRTENLIFTAGQIGLDPATMEIVQGGIEAETKQVLTNLKYVLESADSGLNFVVKTLVFLQDMNDFAKMNAIYSEFFPENPPARSTVQVAGLPKGARVEIECVALLSPTRGD
- a CDS encoding HAMP domain-containing sensor histidine kinase; protein product: MKSGRPQATVASKVTVVFYPMFTSLRSRLWLSYAMVITLALGIVIVALLVFLIRNPGLYRETTQRLRNVQTQLTDSSRGILADTAALQRIAEANNVRLMLFDSSRALTFDSNPEQPSLPFPRKTLLNRTSQYATDAEGGVWLHAISRLPNGSVLVVAAPRPTIRILNVFADELLTPILQGGLLALLLSLVLAFALSRWVADPLQKVVRAARNYPADAKPVAPRGPREVQDLTNAFNSMVARVESAQRSQRDFVADVSHELKTPLTSIQGFAQSLLDGTAESPEARRQAAQVIYDEAGRMHRMALDLLDLARLEAGTADLNMSPVEAGALLRGVAEKFSLQVQKANVALQVDVPEGLPVLIGDGDRLSQVFTNLVDNALKFTSAGGRVTLSAREDGGAIQFEVADSGVGVESEALPRLFDRFYQADPSRARNDRHGAGLGLAIAREIVQAHGGKIGVRSSVGHGTTFTIRLPLKV
- a CDS encoding response regulator transcription factor; translated protein: MNELILLVDDEPSIIKLARMYLEREGFRIATAKDGEAALDSADHEHPALIVLDVMLPKLDGFEVCRRLRAANHPSAILMLTARDDDIDKILGLELGADDYLTKPFNPRELVARVKAILRRGDRAISDKDASPMRLGSLTIDPARREVRIDSSNVDLRTQEFDLLLTFVEHRGLVLSREQILQKAWGFDFYGQTRTVDVHVAHLRKKLEASNVKIETVTGVGYKLVVQERG
- a CDS encoding GAF domain-containing protein, with product MKAASSSEWRELAKLGEQLIGTTSLSEQRDQIVAVASRLLKGDADLWLDEDLFRLPDARDEIVFSPSPESQALTRALKSKGLLTSYQKGRKKNRAARQVWASVPLKNQEAPLGAIQVVRPRGPEFKKDELDLLVGLAGVIGVSLVASHRVAVEGFRLDQLNLVREVSAQIANVLDLNELAERVTQLIQQTFHYYYVAIFTLRERSPGLRFRASAMSHRDGKRRAKVALEVKIGQGLIGEAAESGEQIVVRDVRKDARYRFINALPGTRSEVAIPLKIEGRVLGVLDVQSDQADAFHPNDLLVLNALADTIARAVEGARLYHDLRRHSDHLALIADVSRSVNASLELNTLMQNVSDLIHNRFKFPHVNLFTVHHLRGMIEYQAGSGERSAQSAGFTVPLDDAAGILPWVAREGTTVVANDVRKDKRYVPSPLPPENTKSEICVPLLYDGEVVGLLDIQSDRYNAFTTEDQFMFEAVADNIAIAIHNAALYRSEQWRRQIADSLREVAGLISADEDVDDVLEVILLELEKNLPVEISSIWLLEDDELYLAASHNMDEALLESTLYGTPEAYAALMRVIESEGAEVRKPTDIMGATGLAAGFDQNYSALAAPLRVGNQPFGVITLAHHSPGRYGREALAVATTFANYAAVAIENTRLFDIAQEQAYASAALLQVAQAIVSLSDLDEILDTIIRIMPILVGVRRAALYQFDSAEEKFLSSQQYGLSEEDEANFWNRSFTEGEFPMLDSCRGATGLLASPLNEARGLEAWLSARPSEEANLANPNALLFAVPIAVKDALYGVMLIEEAEGGLRFRTRRLEIINGIAQQAALAIQNDLLQREMVVRERLETEVQLARQIQQTFLPDSLPQVEGWEFAARWKTARQVGGDFYDVFDLPNRRIGFFIADVADKGVPAALFMALTRTLVRAAVLEIESPAEALRRVNDLLIPDTKQGMFITAVYAVLDLDKGELTYVNAGHNPPIWVRHDGAVEKLTRTGIALGASEEARYEQRAIQLTDGDNLLFYTDGLTESFNNEGEFYGELRLTESIVINQCSSASQLMDVVEKSLLDFVQDMPPADDLTMLAVRKV
- a CDS encoding ATP-binding protein gives rise to the protein MKTIHFPAKFEFLDEIREFVGTIARENGFGDKDVYNIQLATDEAASNIIEHAYEDITDGVLDLSCGMQGEGLTVILVDHGAPFDPSEVPMPDLQADLADRKIGGLGIFLMRKLMDEVHYHSNSDKSNVLTMLKRKG
- a CDS encoding STAS domain-containing protein; amino-acid sequence: MEITHQEFKHCELIKVKGRVDSATAPQLAQTLETANENGKHKLVLDMSELEYMSSAGFRALLAAQRNSKKYNRGEVVLASVPERIREALELAGFTELFKTFDDPLHAVGYF